A portion of the Zootoca vivipara chromosome 6, rZooViv1.1, whole genome shotgun sequence genome contains these proteins:
- the LOC118086762 gene encoding cyclic GMP-AMP synthase-like, with product MPVRNGEKMEKRSQSKKRGRTCTETSDREPGYKTPLLSAGESKEPADGNLQSPKVPGSQIPETVEHPGTPAPWSRRRADKLKQEPEAGDGWVSKDAEALSAVAVGGREGNHQTLQAESITLVQKKAKPLSLEEPDRAQAKDVLENFLSHFLTYLHDCPDRPYFRDTRELIPGSSYEYEKVFHPGEFEVMLSILLPQYVQYAEVEGYGGLFYTLTLLRKSRSFPATLLLEDGKTISPRNIMEEFRKYVDQFLKVSYSDWQMRLEKKKSNCPAVQLVMLDNQGAKFMSLNLVPALEMTGQWPCMKKAKELIKGKELLHLMKVFYFIPEQSPGRHNKETWRISFSHVEKEILNLNSRSQAYRQHHKTKCCRKDCLKMLEDLVNALKMEYPQMLAHLSSYHSRTSFLHTLWEWKANKDWKPSEVPQCFERVLANFIHKVATAHLTHFFLPKCNLFGAKFFPPTKLKFLWVQLKEKEGTMKSFTVSRKRRCSAQIVNPDMTWPLMITFGLIVLVSVVLPQTAT from the exons ATGCCTGTCAGGAATGGCGAGAAGATGGAGAAGAGGTCTCAGAGTaagaagagagggaggacatGCACAGAGACCAGCGATAGGGAGCCTGGCTACAAAACCCCATTGCTATCAGCAGGAGAGTCGAAAGAGCCTGCAGATGGGAATCTGCAAAGTCCAAAGGTGCCTGGATCCCAAATCCCTGAAACTGTGGAGCATCCTGGGACACCAGCCCCCTGGTCCAGACGGAGGGCAGACAAGCTCAAGCAGGAGCCGGAAG CAGGTGATGGGTGGGTGTCCAAAGATGCAGAGGCTTTGTCTGCAGTGGCTGTGGGAGGCAGAGAAGGAAACCACCAAACCCTGCAGGCAGAGAGCATCACACTGGTTCAAAAGAAGGCAAAGCCTCTGTCCCTGGAGGAGCCAGACAGAGCCCAGGCAAAAGATGTGCTTGAGAACTTCCTCAGTCACTTTCTCACCTATCTGCATGATTGCCCAGACAGGCCTTACTTCAGGGACACCAGGGAACTCATTCCAGGCAGCAGCTATGAGTATGAAAAG GTCTTTCATCCAGGCGAGTTTGAGGTGATGCTAAGCATCCTTCTCCCACAGTATGTCCAGTACGCTGAAGTGGAGGGTTATGGCGGCCTCTTTTACACCCTGACCCTCTTGAGAAAGTCTCGCAGCTTCCCAGCAACACTCCTTCTGGAGGATGGGAAGACCATCTCCCCACGGAACATCATGGAGGAATTCCGGAAATACGTCGACCAGTTTCTTAAAGTTTCTTATTCAG ATTGGCAGATGAGGCTGGAGAAGAAGAAGTCAAACTGTCCAGCAGTTCAGCTTGTAATGCTGGACAACCAAGGCGCCAAGTTCATGTCCTTGAACCTCGTCCCTGCTCTGGAGATGACTGGCCAATGGCCATGCATGAAGAAGGCAAAGGAGCTGATCAAGGGGAAAGAACTGCTTCACCTGATGAAGGTGTTTTATTTCATACCCGAACAATCCCCCGGGAGGCACAACAAAG AGACCTGGAGAATTTCATTCTCTCATGTTGAAAAAGAGATTTTGAACCTCAACAGCAGGTCCCAAGCGTATCGCCAACACCACAAGACGAAGTGCTGCAG GAAAGACTGCTTGAAGATGCTGGAGGACCTTGTGAATGCTCTCAAGATGGAATACCCTCAAATGTTGGCTCATCTGAGTTCCTACCACAGTCGGACGTCCTTCCTGCACACCCTGTGGGAGTGGAAGGCCAATAAAGACTGGAAGCCTTCTGAAGTTCCTCAGTGTTTCGAGAGGGTCTTGGCCAATTTCATCCACAAGGTGGCCACTGCTCACCTGACCCACTTCTTCCTACCCAAATGCAACCTGTTTGGGGCAAAGTTCTTCCCACCCACAAAGCTGAAATTCTTATGGGTGCAgctgaaggagaaggaaggaacgaTGAAGTCGTTCACTGTGTCCCGCAAGAGACGCTGTTCTGCCCAGATTGTAAATCCTGATATGACTTGGCCTCTCATGATTACCTTTGGCCTGATAGTTTTAGTGTCAGTTGTTCTCCCACAAACTGCAACTTAA
- the LOC118086575 gene encoding elongation factor 1-alpha 1-like translates to MGKEKTHINIVVIGHVDSGKSTTTGHLIYKCGGIDKRTIEKFEKEAAEMGKGSFKYAWVLDKLKAERERGITIDISLWKFETNKFYITIIDAPGHRDFIKNMITGTSQADCAVLIVAAGTGEFEAGISKSGQTREHALLAYTLGVKQLVVGVNKMDSTEPPYSSKRYQEISKEVSAYIKKIGYNPATVAFVPISGWHGDNMLEPSSNMPWFKGWSITRKEGNASGTTLLEALDSIIPPSRPVNKPLRLPLQDVYKIGGIGTVPVGRVETGFLKAGMVVTFAPSNITTEVKSVEMHHEALAEALPGDNVGFNVKNVSVKDIRRGNVAGDSKNDPPMEAGSFAAQVIILNHPGQISAGYAPVLDCHTAHTSCKFAELKEKIDRRSGKKLEDDPKSLKTGDAAIVQMIPGKPMCVESFSEYPPLGRFAVRDMRQTVAVGVIKSVEKKASGAAKITKSAIKASKK, encoded by the exons ATGGGCAAAGAGAAGACCCACATCAACATAGTGGTGATTGGGCATGTGGACTCTGGCAAGTCAACCACCACAGGCCACCTCATCTACAAATGTGGAGGCATAGACAAGCGTACCATAGAGAAAtttgagaaggaggcagctgAG ATGGGAAAAGGCTCTTTCAAATATGCCTGGGTGCTGGACAAGCTGAAAGCTGAACGGGAGCGAGGGATCACCATCGACATCTCCCTGTGGAAGTTCGAAACTAACAAATTCTACATTACCATCATTGATGCTCCCGGCCACAGGGACTTCATAAAGAACATGATCACTGGGACCTCTCAG GCTGACTGTGCAGTGCTGATTGTGGCTGCTGGCACGGGTGAGTTTGAAGCTGGCATCTCCAAGAGTGGGCAAACCCGTGAGCATGCCCTCTTGGCCTATACTTTGGGAGTGAAGCAGCTCGTCGTTGGGGTGAACAAGATGGACTCCACGGAGCCTCCTTACAGCAGCAAGCGCTACCAGGAGATTTCCAAGGAAGTGAGTGCCTACATCAAGAAGATTGGCTACAACCCAGCCACTGTGGCCTTTGTGCCCATCTCTGGGTGGCATGGAGACAACATGTTGGAGCCCAGCAGTAAC ATGCCTTGGTTCAAGGGCTGGAGCATCACCAGGAAGGAAGGCAATGCCTCTGGCACCACTTTGCTGGAAGCTCTGGATTCTATTATCCCTCCTTCCCGCCCTGTTAACAAGCCCCTTCGCCTTCCTCTGCAGGATGTCTACAAGATTGGTG GCATTGGCACTGTCCCGGTGGGCAGGGTGGAAACAGGGTTCCTGAAGGCCGGCATGGTGGTCACCTTCGCCCCCAGCAACATCACCACAGAGGTGAAGTCTGTGGAAATGCACCATGAGGCGCTGGCGGAGGCCCTGCCAGGAGACAACGTGGGCTTCAATGTCAAGAATGTGTCGGTGAAAGACATCCGCCGTGGGAACGTGGCTGGGGACAGCAAGAACGACCCTCCCATGGAGGCAGGCAGCTTTGCAGCCCAG GTGATCATCTTGAACCATCCGGGCCAGATCTCAGCAGGCTATGCCCCAGTCCTGGACTGCCACACAGCCCATACCTCCTGTAAGTTTGCTGAGCTGAAGGAGAAGATTGATCGCAGGTCTGGCAAGAAGCTGGAGGATGACCCCAAATCCCTGAAGACTGGTGATGCGGCCATTGTTCAGATGATCCCTGGCAAGCCCATGTGTGTGGAGAGCTTCTCTGAATACCCACCTCTTG GTCGTTTTGCTGTTCGGGACATGAGGCAGACAGTGGCCGTGGGTGTAATTAAGTCTGTGGAGAAGAAGGCTAGCGGGGCAGCTAAAATAACTAAGTCTGCCATAAAGGCCAGTAAAAAGTGA